In Ostrinia nubilalis chromosome 12, ilOstNubi1.1, whole genome shotgun sequence, one DNA window encodes the following:
- the LOC135076612 gene encoding pro-resilin yields MVHVKSVVLLTLAVLGLAAATPRKHNKRDAPLSSSYLPPSSGGFGGGRPSSSYGAPRPSSSYGAPSRPSSSYGAPKPSSSYGAPAPSSSYGAPAPSSSYGAPAPSSSYGAPSSSYGAPRPSSSYGAPKPSSSYGAPARPPATSYGVPTGPSTTYGAPKPSSSYGAPASRPSSSYGAPKPSSSYGAPAPSSSYGAPAPSSSYGAPAPSSSYGAPAPSSSYGAPAPSSSYGAPAPSSSYGAPAPSSSYGAPAPSSSYGAPAPSSSYGAPAPSSSYGAPSSAPSSSYGAPAPSSSYGAPAPSSSYGAPSSGSGGFGGSGYSGSGFGSSGFGGSAPSSSYGAPSAPSSSYGAPSPSSSYGAPAAPSSSYGAPSSGGFSGGFSSGSGSSGFSSGGYSSGGSGGYSSGGSGGYSSGGGSGGYSSGGSGGYSSGVPATINQGYDSNGGYVY; encoded by the exons GTGTTGTTGACGCTGGCGGTGCTGGGGCTCGCGGCCGCGACCCCGCGCAAGCACAACAAGCGCGATG CGCCGCTGAGCTCGTCGTACCTGCCTCCGTCCAGCGGAGGGTTCGGTGGCGGCCGGCCCTCGTCCTCCTACGGCGCCCCACGCCCCTCTTCCAGCTACGGCGCCCCCAGCCGGCCCTCCTCCAGCTACGGAGCCCCGAAGCCGTCTAGCAGCTACGGCGCTCCCGCCCCGTCCAGCTCCTACGGCGCGCCCGCCCCGTCGTCCAGCTACGGAGCCCCGGCACCTTCTTCGAGCTACGGAGCACCTTCATCGAGCTACGGAGCCCCTCGTCCCTCGTCTAGCTACGGAGCGCCCAAGCCCTCCAGCTCGTACGGAGCCCCCGCCAGACCACCCGCGACTAGCTACGGCGTCCCCACCGGTCCTTCGACCACCTACGGCGCTCCGAAGCCCTCGAGCAGCTACGGCGCCCCCGCCTCCCGCCCCTCGTCCAGCTACGGCGCGCCTAAACCGTCAAGCTCCTATGGAGCCCCCGCCCCCTCTAGCTCCTACGGTGCCCCCGCTCCGTCCAGCTCCTACGGCGCCCCAGCACCTTCAAGCTCTTACGGTGCCCCGGCTCCCTCAAGCTCCTACGGCGCTCCTGCTCCCTCAAGCTCGTACGGTGCCCCGGCTCCCTCAAGCTCCTACGGCGCTCCTGCTCCCTCAAGCTCGTACGGTGCCCCGGCTCCCTCAAGCTCCTACGGCGCTCCTGCTCCCTCAAGCTCGTACGGTGCCCCCGCTCCTTCTAGCTCATACGGCGCTCCATCATCTGCCCCGTCCAGCTCCTACGGCGCCCCCGCTCCGTCCAGCTCCTATGGCGCCCCCGCTCCTTCATCTTCCTACGGCGCCCCATCGTCCGGATCTGGCGGCTTCGGAGGTAGCGGATACAGCGGCAGCGGCTTCGGTTCGAGCGGTTTCGGCGGCAGCGCTCCTTCTTCCAGCTACGGCGCCCCGTCCGCTCCCTCCAGCAGCTACGGCGCCCCGTCCCCGTCCAGCTCGTACGGCGCCCCCGCCGCCCCCTCCAGCTCATACGGTGCGCCCAGCTCTGGCGGCTTCTCTGGTGGCTTCTCTTCTGGTTCTGGCTCTAGCGGATTCTCGTCCGGCGGCTACTCGTCCGGTGGCTCCGGCGGCTACTCGTCCGGCGGTTCAGGCGGCTACTCGTCCGGCGGCGGATCGGGCGGCTACTCGTCCGGCGGTTCCGGCGGCTACTCGTCCGGCGTGCCCGCAACCATCAATCAAGGCTACGACTCCAACGGTGGCTACGTTTACTAG